From a region of the Candidatus Sulfotelmatobacter sp. genome:
- a CDS encoding class II aldolase/adducin family protein, whose translation MTTTVLSSTSSETLALPVRQRLALALRVLAAHGIADLAAGHVTVREPGTATWWTNPWDHLWPSMRASDLVRVDASGRVVEGTTAPSEYLEVHFALYQRAPELACVVHNHPRWALLFAASGAPLLTLDQQSALFFERHVVYDEYRGLARGADKTLPAVEAMLAAGAHTAYLRSHGLVVCGESLETALFRTIYAERAAELSCRARMSAGTPIAMDEAVARATRDSFERGEPPVVALNAAALYRDVLRTDPTVLA comes from the coding sequence ATGACCACCACCGTGCTCTCGAGCACGAGCAGCGAAACGCTCGCGCTCCCCGTCCGCCAACGGCTGGCGTTGGCGCTGCGCGTGCTGGCCGCACACGGGATCGCCGACCTCGCGGCCGGCCATGTCACCGTGCGCGAGCCCGGGACGGCGACCTGGTGGACGAACCCGTGGGACCACTTGTGGCCTTCGATGCGCGCGTCGGACCTCGTCCGCGTCGATGCGAGCGGGCGCGTCGTCGAAGGCACGACCGCGCCCAGCGAGTACCTCGAGGTTCACTTCGCACTCTACCAGCGCGCGCCCGAGCTGGCGTGCGTCGTGCACAACCATCCGCGCTGGGCGCTGCTGTTCGCGGCCTCCGGTGCGCCGCTGCTCACCCTCGACCAGCAGAGCGCGCTGTTCTTCGAGCGGCACGTCGTCTACGACGAGTATCGCGGCTTGGCGAGGGGCGCCGACAAGACGCTGCCGGCGGTCGAGGCGATGCTCGCCGCCGGCGCCCACACCGCTTATCTGCGCTCGCACGGGCTGGTCGTGTGCGGCGAGTCGTTGGAGACGGCGCTCTTCCGCACCATCTACGCCGAGCGCGCCGCCGAGCTGAGCTGCCGCGCACGGATGAGCGCGGGCACGCCGATCGCGATGGACGAGGCGGTCGCGCGCGCGACCCGCGACTCGTTCGAGCGCGGCGAGCCGCCGGTCGTCGCGCTCAACGCGGCCGCGCTCTATCGCGACGTGCTGCGCACCGACCCGACCGTCCTCGCGTGA
- a CDS encoding acylphosphatase, whose protein sequence is MSGGEGRVRAIVRLRGRVQTVGFRDTVLEVARRHAVFGHVRNVRDGEQLEIDVEGTADDVDAFLDDVLAHPPRYARVEGVEREAAPPTGATRFARASTS, encoded by the coding sequence GTGAGCGGCGGCGAGGGGCGTGTGCGCGCGATCGTGCGCCTGCGCGGGCGGGTCCAGACCGTCGGCTTTCGCGACACCGTGCTCGAGGTCGCCCGGCGACACGCGGTCTTCGGCCACGTACGCAACGTGCGCGACGGCGAGCAGTTGGAGATCGACGTCGAAGGCACAGCCGACGACGTCGACGCCTTCCTCGACGACGTGCTGGCGCACCCGCCGCGCTACGCTCGCGTCGAAGGGGTCGAGCGCGAAGCGGCGCCGCCGACGGGTGCAACTCGCTTCGCGCGCGCGAGTACGTCCTGA
- a CDS encoding CaiB/BaiF CoA-transferase family protein: MSSEVPAAGALAGVRVVDLSARLPGPLATLFLAAAGAEVTRVEPPGGDVMRRADGVWPQAPAAFALLHAGKRCIELDLKDPAGYDALIGLVRESDVVVDGFRPAVARRLGLDHATLARHAPRIITCSIVGYDPDGPDAARAGHDLTYLAERGVLALLRTHDGVPALPGVLLADVGGGSYPAVVNILLALYARERTGHGAHLDVPLADALAPFTLWARATAAGGGSLDVARGVFTGGSPRYGCYRTADGAWLAVGALEPHFWRAFCATLAIDESADVAAVAAAVARHDAAWFARLREVDTCAAFVAPVAAAAGEGTLPLPLAAAVRADPDGASSAAKDTRP; encoded by the coding sequence GCCCGCTGGCAACGCTGTTTCTCGCCGCGGCCGGTGCCGAGGTGACGCGGGTCGAGCCGCCCGGCGGCGACGTGATGCGCCGCGCCGACGGCGTCTGGCCGCAGGCGCCGGCGGCGTTCGCGCTGTTGCACGCGGGCAAGCGCTGCATCGAGCTCGACCTCAAAGATCCCGCCGGCTACGACGCGCTGATCGGGCTGGTGCGCGAGAGCGACGTGGTCGTCGACGGCTTCCGGCCCGCGGTCGCGCGGCGGCTCGGACTCGACCACGCGACGCTCGCGCGGCACGCGCCGCGCATCATCACCTGTTCGATCGTCGGCTACGATCCCGACGGCCCCGACGCGGCGCGCGCGGGGCACGACCTCACCTATCTCGCCGAGCGCGGCGTGCTGGCGCTGCTGCGCACCCACGACGGCGTGCCCGCGCTGCCCGGCGTGCTGCTGGCCGACGTCGGCGGCGGCTCGTACCCGGCCGTCGTCAACATCCTGCTCGCGCTGTACGCGCGCGAGCGCACCGGACACGGCGCGCACCTCGACGTGCCGCTCGCCGACGCGTTGGCACCGTTCACGCTGTGGGCGCGAGCGACGGCCGCCGGCGGCGGATCGCTCGACGTCGCGCGCGGCGTGTTCACCGGCGGCTCGCCGCGCTACGGCTGCTACCGCACGGCCGACGGCGCGTGGTTGGCGGTCGGCGCGCTCGAGCCGCACTTCTGGCGCGCGTTCTGCGCGACGCTCGCGATCGACGAGAGCGCCGACGTCGCGGCGGTGGCGGCGGCGGTCGCGCGACACGACGCCGCCTGGTTCGCGCGCCTGCGCGAGGTCGATACCTGTGCGGCGTTCGTCGCTCCGGTCGCCGCCGCCGCCGGCGAGGGCACGTTGCCGCTGCCGCTGGCCGCGGCGGTGCGCGCCGACCCGGACGGCGCGTCCTCGGCCGCGAAGGATACGCGACCATGA